The following nucleotide sequence is from Drosophila takahashii strain IR98-3 E-12201 chromosome 3L, DtakHiC1v2, whole genome shotgun sequence.
ttctCCTAAAACCATACAAAACGATGCAatctttgtttatatttatacgtaTTCAAATGTAAGATATCTGCTTTAGATATCATTTAAATCAGTTTGTTCGAAATGTTGGAAAACAATTATTGGTAGAACACTTTAAatttgttacatttttaaatactttttaagcaTAGTCACTCGGAATGATTTAGATATAATTTCTGCTTCATTACTTGGATTaatgatcaaattattttaaagttattttagtatttttattaatggTCCAAACCCATTGGAACTAAACGAACCATGATTCCAGACCCCAAATGAAGGACCAAATGCCCCCAACTTACACTGAAAGAAACGTAGAATGTGGCTCCTGCCTTAACGTACTGATGGTAGCAGTCCTCCTTGCCAGCATCTATGTGCACCTGAAAGACAAGACAATCTCCCGATGAAATACGATCCTCTAGCGGAATCCCGAACCCGGAACCCACCTTGTAGTCCATGGCCACCGCTGGAAGATTCTCGTACCATGGTTGTTGGGCCTCCTGAGCGGTGGTTACGTCGATTAGCAGACAACAACAAATCACCGCAATGGGAAGTAGTAGATTTATCTGATCTCTCTGCCACGTCAATTGCATGTTGGGGTTTCTGTTCGTCGGATTACTGGAGCGTGGGCGGGGTGAACTCAGCGGGCGCCAATCTTCGGTTTCCTCTGCGCTCTCTGTCAGTAAAAGGGGAATATGCAGCGGTTAGCTAGCTTTCTATTTGCCGAATTAACATAAAGTTAAATAAACCAATTCAATAAACAACCGACCTGTTGCTTAGAGGTGgacttttttggtattttatattttggtattttctaGGGCAGGGTTGCCAGACAGTTACAGGTGGCAGCATTGTTTACAGGGggatgaattttttaaaaaattttgaataattaagtTTTGGATATtagtatattatatatatatatttaaattacaaattgttataattctttatatattatcatcaattatttcaattttatatcatgccaaaatattttgatatgaaaaaaagttCTACAATATATTCGTTcttaaagttaactttatttaaataaaattaaataaatatatatgtttactATGCCAAAAATGATTAACCCCTCCTCAATTTATTTGGCTACACCCGTTATAGAAGAGCATTTTTAAAAGAGGTTTGGCAACTCTGAAATTTAAACTACAATTGAGGTgattaaaaagtaaacaagAATTAGACTAATTTACCGCCGAATTTGAGCAATCTCTTGGATAGCGAGGACTGGCACAATTCCCAAAGATCCCCCCAAACTGCCCATCCCCATTGTCTAAGACCCCTTCAAATCGCCACCTTGTTATAACCGGTATCTGTGTGCATAatcttgtgtttttgtttgcggcTTTTTTGCGATAATTAATACAAACACATATGCGCATCGAGTGCTGATTAACCTCTACGCTGTGGAGAGGGTCAGATAAAAACGCAGTGCAATCGGCACTCGCACTCATTCCCCAGCTGCAGCCGGATCCAAAATGGTCAACGTCACGGAGGACGTCTTCGCCACAGAGGCAGTGAATCCGATCACCAAGTCGCTGGACACCATCAAGCGGTTCACCCTGAGGAATGGCAATGGAATGTCCGTCCAGTTGATCACCCGCGGAGCCACCATTACCAGCATAAAGTATCCCGATGCCCAGGGGCAAATAGATGACGTGACCCTGGGATTTGATGACTTGGCGGGCTATCAGAGTGAGAGGAATCCCTATTTCGGAGCCACCATTGGAAGGGTGTGCAACAGGATTGCCAACGGCAGCTTCATGCTGAACGGGAAGCTGGTGGAGGTGTCCAAGAACCGGGACAACAAGTTCCAGCTCCATGGCGGCTTCGTGGGCTTCGACAAGGTCCACTGGGAAGTGGTGGCCAAGCGTCGCGATGGTGTCACGCTCTCGCACACCAATCCCGATGGCCATGAAGGCTATCCCGGAACGGTCACAGCCGAGGTGAGCTTCACCCTGAGCGAGGATAACTGCCTGCATGTCCTTCTGAGTGCAGTGACCGATAAACCCACGCCCGTCAATCTCACCAATCACTCGTACTTCAATCTGGCTGGCCACAAAACCGGAGCCCATGGTCTCTACGAGCACACCATCGAGATCAATGCCTATGGGATCACGGAAACGGATGAATTCTCTATACCAACGGGAAAGATCACACCCGTGGATGGCACACCCTTCGATCTCCGTGTGTCCCGAAACCTGGGTGAAGGTCTCAAGGATCTGCAACCGGCCCGCGGCTACGACGACAACTTCTGTGTAAGCTTCAGTCCACCGCAACCATTGGCCATGGTGGCCAAGGCCATCCATCCGCCCAGCGGTCGTTGGCTGGAGGTGGTCAGCAATCAGCCCGGCGTGCAGTTCTACACCTCCAACTTCATGCCGGATGTGGAGCGCGGTGAAATGGCTATTCCTGGCAAGGATGGCGCCGCGTACGCCAAGCACGGTGCCTTCTGCCTGGAGACACAAAAGTTTCCCGACTCCGTGAACCACAGCAACTTTCCCTCGACCATTCTGCGGCCGGGGGAAAAGTACCAGCATGAAGTCATCTACAAGTTTGGGGCTTTCTTACGCTGAGGGTCGAGAGCTTATCTAACATATATATACGAATAATCACCATGTATCCGACAAACCGTAAATAATAACCAATATAACCAATAAACCAAAAGCACGCAGATTATGCAAAGAGGTTCGAACACGATGCGACCATAAAAAACGGGGCAATCAATGTACACCACGAGTTCGGGACATATATAAGCCGTTGAAGGGTTGGTAGTCGTAAATCAGTTGAAATGATCCTTCAGCTGGTGCTAATCGTTCAGCTCTCTCTGGGATTTGGCCAGCAGATCGGCTCCCTGCGAATTATGAATGGCACGGCGGCCAAACTTAGGCAGCTACCCTACCAGGTGGGTCTGCTAGGTTACTTCGAGGGCTCCATGGAGGAGCCCAATATGTGTGGAGGCACTATCCTTAGCAACCGTTGGATTGTAACCGCAGCCCATTGTCTACAGGATCCAAAGGCAAATCTGTAAGTGTGGCATGCTAAGAATTATaagtagacatcggattttaggtgaaatcgttttttttttaatacgatttaaatccacatttgattggttaaaaatttcatttattaagttataaatagatttaggaaaaacttaattgaggtttttataaaaaaattttaaccaatcaaatgtggctttaaatcatatttaaaaaaaacgatttcatcTAAAATCCGATGGCtaattacaccagtttacaaaaaaaaatcgattaaatataccatgaatgaattataattataagatATCTACTAAGTTCCATtacttattttcattttagctCGAAAGTTCTTGTCCACGTAGGCAGACTGGAATCCTTCAATGATAAGGAAATCGTGGTTAACAGGAGCCACACCATTGTGCACAAGAAATTCGATCGGAGGACCGTGACAAATGATATTGCCCTGATCCGCTTGCCCAAGAGGCTTACTTTCAGTAGATATATACAAGCCGCCAAGTTGCCCAGCTCGAAGAAAACCTATTCAGGTCGTAGGGCCATCATTTCAGGATGGGGCCTGACCACCAAGCAACAGCCCAGCAAGGTGCTCCAGTACATCCGAGTGCCCATCATCTCGAACAAGGAGTGTGAGCGGCAGTGGAACAAGCAACTCAATGGCACAGGCAGGAAGGTTGTGCCCAGCTCCTTTATATGCATTGATTCGAGGAAAGGACTGCCGTGTCGAGGGGATTCCGGAGGACCGATGGTACTAGACGATGGCAGCAGAACTCTGGTGGGGATTGTATCTCATGGATTCGATGGCGAGTGTAAGCTAAAGCTACCAGATATTTCCACTCGGGTCTCGTCTTATCTAAGGTGGATTAACTATTACACCGGGGGTCTTAAGTAGTAGATCTCAAAACCATTAAAAAGCGAATCTCTTTTCAAACGTGTGCTTTATTCTTATTACTTCATACAAACTCCCATACACTTTCTCGTTCTCCGTTCCATTTTCATAATATTCTCTTGTGGCTTTGCTAAATTTGTTATCATTTCTGTATGTCGTTCTCGATTTTGTATGTTATTTGTGACTTTGACGGTGTTGCATgtcgtttaaacaatttgtttatgaTAATGTTTAGATGTTCTCGTTTGTGGGCTTCGTTtacgtgtgagtgtgtgtggttAATGTTGCTGATTATTTGcaattctttctttctttccttttAATGTATTTACCTTATTTGTTCTCGCTATTTCGTAAATGCAGTTctcaaaatgtacaaaaatctGAATGTAAAATGATACAATGAGTGAGTGATACAATTTGGTTCTTTCAACGATTCTTTTAGTATTTGTCCTATATGTACAAAAAGTGTAAATGAAATTGTGAAAAAGCTATACAATTTGTTAGTTAACAAAGCGAATAAGTTGATAAGAACTCGGCTGaataaattagttttcttttcttttcgttttgttgtagtttttcgtttttaatacGGCTGCTTGAAGACTTcagaaaaatttgtttgtaactagcgtaaaatttgtttatctttcgtttaaatatataaaaaatgcacATATTATCcgtagtaaataataaatttaaagtaattgtTAAATTGTCTTTATCTTTTTGGTAagattttgctttattttcgtttgcggCTTGTCGTGTAAAAATGATCAAGTAATTTACTATGCGTTCaactagttttagttttattttcgtattgaaatatatatgctttatatatataattttgtaactTTCAATATTGCGTTTATCATTTGCCTATAAATCCATAGAGTTAGTGTGACTTGTAACTATATgttatcataaatatttattattacggTGACCTGTTCCAATTCACAGTTtgaaccgaaaaccgaaatggAAATTTGCGGCATTTTGGAAAAATGATTCAAGAACAgatttttcgtttcattcGTTAGTTGAAGTGTAAATTTTGTATGCGTTTAGTTCGTATAAAATGTTGGTTGggctttttgtattttacttttacttttacatacgcaaaatatattttgtatattttccaTGTTTCACTTAACTAGGGCATTATGtataagttattatttattattacttttgcTAAATTTTGCCATCTTTTtggttgctttattttttctttttcctttgtTGAAACAGTAACTTTCAGTCATCTTGTAATCATAatagatacatatatgcaaTATTACATACGTACAATAATATTCTGGTttcgtaatttaaatttgttatgaGCGCCGCGTACAATGCATAAAAAACGCATTCCCTTTCTTATATAGTGTGTCGTGTTCGTAATTCACTTTCGATTAGGTTTCTCTCAATATCGGTTGTATAAAAGCTAAAATGTTTCCGCTGCGTATGACAAAGTTACCTATTTTCCCGATCAGGCGATCCTAGACCCGATACAAAAAATCCCCTCTCacaattttcataaaaatttccCGCTATCGCTCAAACTAAATTTGATTAGATCTTCGGTTtcgtttttcttaaattgttttttggtttcttatttttttttgtgttttcatcTTCTTTTGGCAGTTATCGTTTGTTAGGTTCTTTTGACAtgtttgtggttgttgttcttgttgctgcAGCGATATCGGCTGAATATCATTGATTTATATCTTCGTTATCATTAATTATGTATATGCTAAGCAACTAACATTGGACCATTTCCATTGCGCGACGCACTATATAAGAAAACTAGCTACTTGATTAATTTACCTTTATCCATATAcgcatatatcatatatattatactcgtatttatatatttatattcgtATTATAATGCAGTTACGTTGCGTTACgttattaaaatgaattacGCCGGCAGCCGGGGCACTGCCAAGGAAAGGTAACGGAAACCCATGGAAACCCACGTCCCCGTTCTCAGGCCCAATTCCAGCCCAGCGGAAAGGTATTGTACAGCGAAAGCATCCATCCGGAAAGCTGCCTCTCGATCAACTGGCACAGCTGCTGTCGCAGGCAGATCCCCACGGCCACCACTAGGACTACGGCCGCTAAAAGTCATCAGTCGCACTCCGGTCCCTCCGAGAAGTGGCCCCGAACATCCAGGGCCGAGGCCAGCTGAAAGATGATGTGCGACAGCGAAGGATGCTCCAGCAGCTCGTTCGCCGGCAGTTGGGGCTCGCAGCGCGGCCTCATGTGCCGCCCCCGGAATCCGCGGTGCAGACGCAGCACGACATCACAGAAGACGAAGCGGAGGATCAGGGTGCGCAGGAAGTCGTCGCCAAAGAACTGCACATAGGAGGAGTCTGCAGAAGAAGGAATTCAATTGTAGTTAATTAATAATCGTTTTTTCTTaagctataataataattataataattaattagatgatttaaatatatctaaCCAAATTAGGTTTCTTTGATATATCATAATTGTAATATCcctaaatttaatgaaattttgtacggatactaaatttaatatttaataataacgaGATCTATggatcaaaattaataaaggcaatgagtatattttattcaaaaataaatatagcatAGCcttatctaaatatctaaaatatcggtatattttgttcaaaaaGAAATACACCATTTCCTTATTAAAATATCGCATGCTATTAACCAATAAAGAACACTGACCTATAAATCCTATGCCCTGTTCGATCTCATCGATGCGACACCGAGTGACTAGGCGCGAGGCCTCCGTGATGAAGCGATCCACGTAGGTCTGGCAGCGTTCCCAGTGGTGGATGGGCACGTCTCCAACGTTGCAGATGTAGCAGAGGGCGGTGAGCGGGGAGTGCAGGAACAATGTAAACAGCGAGCCATGGTGCTGGACATCAGCTGAAAAGCGAACTCAAACTATCAGAACTGGGGTCCATTAGTAGGATCGGTAATCTCACCCTGGAATGCTGGAGGCACATCCTGCGGCGACATGAGCACCACCAGCGGCTGGCCAAAGTAGCGCGGTATGTGCTGAAAGACAAACGAGTTGTCCGAGTCGATCACGACGAACATGGGTCGCCGTGTGAAAGGATACAGATCACCCGGATATAGGCAGTGGTTTTCCTTGTAAGATTTGCCCCGGCACGACAGGCCGCCTCCGTCCACGCTGTCCCGCTTCACGCTGGTGGCCAGGCCGCCCAGTTCGTAGCCAACTGgaagaatataattttaggGATTGCAttagaagataaaaaatttaaaattaataaaaaaataataataataataaaaagaaaacattttttttcaataaaaaattacattggcaatttatatttattgtttcaCTGAACTTTTagtgtttatttataaaggaaaacaaatttttataaaatataatatttggaaaacaaatcaaatttttttaacaacataAACaagtataatataaatattaaaatataatataaatattaaaaaataatataaatactaaaatataatataaagtataattaaaattatgtattgtaaactaaaaactttttaaaaaaccatcaaatagttttcaaaattcaaaaagtttTAGAAAACTGTCTCCCAGGACATTGTACTCACAATCCTCGGGATGTTTGGTGGTGGAGAAGCAGCCGTCGGCGGACATGTAAAGGAGCAGGGCACCGCCCAGCGGCAGTTCCTTGGAGCCGCTGGCGAGGAACACCAGCAGCTGGCTAATCGAAGGTTTGTACAGTAAATACTTGTGGGGATTGTCTCGAAAGGCCCGGCCGTTCTCCATGTAGCCCTTGGAGCCCGGCACTCCGTACGGCGGTATCCGGCTGGCGGCCGGACTCGCGTCGTGCCCGTGGAGTCCGTGGGCCATGCTCAGCGGATTCGTGGTCGACTCCGTGGGCTCGCGCTCCAGCGTCTGCAGCATCCGGAACATGTCCATCGTTAGTTCCGAGAACTTGGCCTGCTCGCAGGCGGAGCCCACGATCAGGATCTCCTGCAGACTGAGCGTCATGTGCGGCGACCGCTCGCAGGGCGGCGTCGTCAGCGGCGACAACCTAGAACCGGAACCACTGGACACATCAGTCGGGGTAGTCGCACTCGTCCTCAAGTGAATGGCGGGGCCCGTGCTTTCACAGAAGAATTGAGAATGCGGCGCACTAATGAGGTGACAAGGGTACGGGTGGGAGGGGATCGTGTTCCGGGGGCTCATGGACCAAATGATAATGAAATGATAACATTTTGTGGAGTGTGTGTAGGGTCGGGCAATGAAACTGTTGTTTCtcactaaaaatatatataattcaaACTTttcaaacacacaaaaaaaagcatgttCCTGTAAAAgcgatatggccatgtaaatttcagttTTGTATTACCcaaaacccatatcgtttttacatgaaattcTCTTTTAGATTATTTCaagtatc
It contains:
- the LOC108067748 gene encoding chymotrypsin isoform X2, giving the protein MILQLVLIVQLSLGFGQQIGSLRIMNGTAAKLRQLPYQVGLLGYFEGSMEEPNMCGGTILSNRWIVTAAHCLQDPKANLSKVLVHVGRLESFNDKEIVVNRSHTIVHKKFDRRTVTNDIALIRLPKRLTFSRYIQAAKLPSSKKTYSGRRAIISGWGLTTKQQPSKVLQYIRVPIISNKECERQWNKQLNGTGRKVVPSSFICIDSRKGLPCRGDSGGPMVLDDGSRTLVGIVSHGFDGEFTLRYVIKMNYAGSRGTAKER
- the LOC108067748 gene encoding chymotrypsin-1 isoform X1; translated protein: MILQLVLIVQLSLGFGQQIGSLRIMNGTAAKLRQLPYQVGLLGYFEGSMEEPNMCGGTILSNRWIVTAAHCLQDPKANLSKVLVHVGRLESFNDKEIVVNRSHTIVHKKFDRRTVTNDIALIRLPKRLTFSRYIQAAKLPSSKKTYSGRRAIISGWGLTTKQQPSKVLQYIRVPIISNKECERQWNKQLNGTGRKVVPSSFICIDSRKGLPCRGDSGGPMVLDDGSRTLVGIVSHGFDGECKLKLPDISTRVSSYLRWINYYTGGLK
- the LOC108067746 gene encoding protein SCAI isoform X2, producing the protein MVKMESTEEQDRKLVLEFCHLLEKSKQLFNGLRDLPQYGHRQWQAYFGRTFDVYTKLWKFQQQHRMVLDSKYGLKRWQIGEIASKIGQLYYHYYLRTSETNYLNEAYQFYAAIRGRAYYSRAAKEDRPDLMVKKLRYYARFIVVCLLLKKMKLVRELVTELEKQIQEFPRSYEPEDHLEWSLVLEEIKGFIKAEAAVAVLHADSNPIILSHSGSGSRLSPLTTPPCERSPHMTLSLQEILIVGSACEQAKFSELTMDMFRMLQTLEREPTESTTNPLSMAHGLHGHDASPAASRIPPYGVPGSKGYMENGRAFRDNPHKYLLYKPSISQLLVFLASGSKELPLGGALLLYMSADGCFSTTKHPEDFGYELGGLATSVKRDSVDGGGLSCRGKSYKENHCLYPGDLYPFTRRPMFVVIDSDNSFVFQHIPRYFGQPLVVLMSPQDVPPAFQADVQHHGSLFTLFLHSPLTALCYICNVGDVPIHHWERCQTYVDRFITEASRLVTRCRIDEIEQGIGFIDSSYVQFFGDDFLRTLILRFVFCDVVLRLHRGFRGRHMRPRCEPQLPANELLEHPSLSHIIFQLASALDVRGHFSEGPECD
- the LOC108067746 gene encoding protein SCAI isoform X1, which translates into the protein MVKMESTEEQDRKLVLEFCHLLEKSKQLFNGLRDLPQYGHRQWQAYFGRTFDVYTKLWKFQQQHRMVLDSKYGLKRWQIGEIASKIGQLYYHYYLRTSETNYLNEAYQFYAAIRGRAYYSRAAKEDRPDLMVKKLRYYARFIVVCLLLKKMKLVRELVTELEKQIQEYTNTYEPEDHLEWSLVLEEIKGFIKAEAAVAVLHADSNPIILSHSGSGSRLSPLTTPPCERSPHMTLSLQEILIVGSACEQAKFSELTMDMFRMLQTLEREPTESTTNPLSMAHGLHGHDASPAASRIPPYGVPGSKGYMENGRAFRDNPHKYLLYKPSISQLLVFLASGSKELPLGGALLLYMSADGCFSTTKHPEDFGYELGGLATSVKRDSVDGGGLSCRGKSYKENHCLYPGDLYPFTRRPMFVVIDSDNSFVFQHIPRYFGQPLVVLMSPQDVPPAFQADVQHHGSLFTLFLHSPLTALCYICNVGDVPIHHWERCQTYVDRFITEASRLVTRCRIDEIEQGIGFIDSSYVQFFGDDFLRTLILRFVFCDVVLRLHRGFRGRHMRPRCEPQLPANELLEHPSLSHIIFQLASALDVRGHFSEGPECD
- the LOC108067747 gene encoding galactose mutarotase, coding for MVNVTEDVFATEAVNPITKSLDTIKRFTLRNGNGMSVQLITRGATITSIKYPDAQGQIDDVTLGFDDLAGYQSERNPYFGATIGRVCNRIANGSFMLNGKLVEVSKNRDNKFQLHGGFVGFDKVHWEVVAKRRDGVTLSHTNPDGHEGYPGTVTAEVSFTLSEDNCLHVLLSAVTDKPTPVNLTNHSYFNLAGHKTGAHGLYEHTIEINAYGITETDEFSIPTGKITPVDGTPFDLRVSRNLGEGLKDLQPARGYDDNFCVSFSPPQPLAMVAKAIHPPSGRWLEVVSNQPGVQFYTSNFMPDVERGEMAIPGKDGAAYAKHGAFCLETQKFPDSVNHSNFPSTILRPGEKYQHEVIYKFGAFLR
- the LOC108067746 gene encoding protein SCAI isoform X3, with the translated sequence MVKMESTEEQDRKLVLEFCHLLEKSKQLFNGLRDLPQYGHRQWQAYFGRTFDVYTKLWKFQQQHRMVLDSKYGLKRWQIGEIASKIGQLYYHYYLRTSETNYLNEAYQFYAAIRGRAYYSRAAKEDRPDLMVKKLRYYARFIVVCLLLKKMKLVRELVTELEKQIQEYTNTYEPEDHLEWSLVLEEIKGFIKAEAAVAVLHADSNPIILSHRLSPLTTPPCERSPHMTLSLQEILIVGSACEQAKFSELTMDMFRMLQTLEREPTESTTNPLSMAHGLHGHDASPAASRIPPYGVPGSKGYMENGRAFRDNPHKYLLYKPSISQLLVFLASGSKELPLGGALLLYMSADGCFSTTKHPEDFGYELGGLATSVKRDSVDGGGLSCRGKSYKENHCLYPGDLYPFTRRPMFVVIDSDNSFVFQHIPRYFGQPLVVLMSPQDVPPAFQADVQHHGSLFTLFLHSPLTALCYICNVGDVPIHHWERCQTYVDRFITEASRLVTRCRIDEIEQGIGFIDSSYVQFFGDDFLRTLILRFVFCDVVLRLHRGFRGRHMRPRCEPQLPANELLEHPSLSHIIFQLASALDVRGHFSEGPECD